A single region of the Erythrobacter sp. HL-111 genome encodes:
- the ilvC gene encoding ketol-acid reductoisomerase has translation MKVYYDADADLGLIKGRKIAVLGYGSQGHAHAQNLRDSGVGEVAIALREGSASATKAEAAGFKVLSNTEAAKWADILMILAPDEHQAGIWQNDLAGHMKPGSALAFAHGLNVHFGLIEPPADIDVIMIAPKGPGHTVRSEYVRGGGVPCLIAVHQDASGSAHDVALAYAAGVGGGRSGIIETNFKEECETDLFGEQAVLCGGITHLIQAGFETLVEAGYAPEMAYFECLHETKLIVDLLYEGGIANMRYSISNTAEYGDITTGPRIITDETKAEMKRVLADIQSGRFVKNFVLDNRAGQPELKAARKAAEAHPIEKTGAQLRAMMPWIGEGKLVDREKN, from the coding sequence ATGAAAGTCTATTACGATGCCGATGCCGATCTGGGCCTGATCAAGGGCAGGAAGATCGCCGTGCTCGGCTACGGCTCGCAAGGCCATGCCCACGCCCAGAACCTGCGCGATTCGGGCGTCGGCGAGGTCGCGATCGCCCTGCGTGAAGGTTCGGCCAGCGCGACGAAGGCCGAAGCCGCCGGGTTCAAGGTGCTTTCCAACACCGAGGCGGCGAAATGGGCCGACATCCTGATGATCCTCGCCCCCGACGAACACCAGGCCGGCATCTGGCAGAACGACCTTGCCGGGCACATGAAGCCGGGCAGCGCGCTCGCCTTCGCGCACGGGCTCAACGTGCATTTCGGCCTGATCGAACCGCCCGCCGACATCGACGTGATCATGATCGCGCCCAAGGGGCCGGGCCACACGGTCCGCAGCGAATATGTCCGCGGCGGCGGCGTGCCATGCCTCATCGCGGTCCACCAGGATGCCTCCGGCAGCGCGCACGACGTCGCGCTCGCCTATGCCGCGGGTGTCGGCGGCGGGCGTTCGGGCATCATCGAGACCAATTTCAAGGAGGAGTGCGAGACCGACCTGTTCGGCGAACAGGCCGTGCTGTGCGGCGGGATCACGCATCTCATCCAGGCCGGGTTCGAAACCCTGGTCGAGGCCGGATACGCCCCCGAAATGGCCTATTTCGAATGCCTCCATGAAACCAAGCTGATCGTCGATCTGCTGTATGAAGGCGGGATCGCCAACATGCGCTATTCGATCAGCAACACCGCCGAATATGGCGACATCACCACCGGCCCGCGCATCATCACCGATGAAACCAAGGCCGAGATGAAGCGCGTGCTCGCCGACATCCAGTCGGGCCGTTTCGTGAAGAACTTCGTGCTCGACAACCGCGCAGGCCAGCCCGAGCTCAAGGCCGCGCGCAAGGCGGCCGAGGCCCACCCGATCGAAAAGACCGGGGCTCAGCTGCGCGCGATGATGCCGTGGATCGGCGAAGGCAAGCTGGTGGACCGGGAAAAGAACTGA
- a CDS encoding YceI family protein translates to MRTTIRNFAFAAAVATLGVTGGILSAPVLFAQEGSDLPGQPDPSRVAGGSYALDPVHTLVEWQVSHFGFNDYFGLFGDISGTLELDPNDIAASRFEIMVPIADVTVASDDLKDHLLRPGKDGAEPDFFGPDPGMATFTSTNVRRVSDTSAVVSGMLEMNGRSGPVTMMVDLAGAGTNPMNEKETVGFHGRATIDRTDWGIDWGEGLIGSEVDLIISAAFEKQ, encoded by the coding sequence ATGCGAACCACGATCCGCAATTTCGCCTTCGCCGCCGCAGTCGCCACCCTCGGCGTGACCGGCGGCATCCTTTCGGCGCCGGTCCTGTTTGCCCAGGAAGGCTCCGATCTTCCCGGCCAGCCCGACCCCTCGCGCGTTGCGGGCGGCAGCTACGCGCTCGATCCGGTGCACACGCTGGTCGAATGGCAGGTCAGCCATTTCGGCTTCAACGATTACTTCGGCCTGTTCGGCGATATCTCCGGCACGCTCGAACTCGATCCCAACGACATCGCGGCGAGCCGGTTCGAGATCATGGTTCCCATTGCCGATGTGACGGTTGCGAGCGATGATCTCAAGGACCACCTGCTGCGCCCCGGCAAGGACGGGGCAGAGCCCGATTTCTTCGGCCCCGATCCGGGCATGGCGACCTTCACCTCGACCAATGTGCGGCGCGTTTCCGACACGAGCGCGGTCGTTTCGGGAATGCTGGAGATGAACGGGCGGAGCGGTCCCGTCACGATGATGGTCGATCTCGCGGGCGCGGGAACCAACCCGATGAACGAGAAAGAGACGGTCGGCTTCCATGGGCGCGCCACGATCGACCGCACCGACTGGGGCATCGACTGGGGCGAGGGCCTGATCGGCAGCGAAGTGGACCTCATCATCAGCGCGGCCTTCGAGAAGCAATAA
- a CDS encoding amidohydrolase, whose product MTESSAQAETILEPDLPIIDPHHHLWDLRPAIPLFPEPRHPFIEALVPNAYYTFDGFHADATSGHNVVASVFMECGAFYDPARGEGLGPVGEVEFVNGVAAQSASGLYGAGRWCAAIVGHADLTRGARAGAVLDALQAAAPGRFRGIRHQGAWDADPAVLGPPFHAPAGLYRDAAFREGFAELGKRGLTFDAWVLEPQLPDVIDLARAFPDQPICLDHCGTPLGTASYRGRLEERFDTWRGNIRELAACENVVVKLGGLAMAFCGLPKEGPAAGYGSERLADLWRPYVETCIEAFGPKRAMFESNYPVDCWGASYPVLWNAFKRIASGASAGEKADLFAGNAARFYDIEEVLR is encoded by the coding sequence ATGACCGAAAGCAGCGCCCAGGCCGAAACAATCCTCGAACCCGACCTTCCGATCATCGACCCGCACCACCACTTGTGGGACCTGCGCCCGGCGATCCCGCTGTTTCCCGAGCCGCGCCACCCGTTCATCGAGGCGCTGGTGCCCAATGCCTATTACACCTTCGACGGCTTCCACGCCGACGCGACGAGCGGGCACAATGTCGTCGCCAGCGTCTTCATGGAATGCGGTGCATTCTACGATCCCGCCCGCGGCGAGGGGCTGGGTCCGGTGGGCGAGGTCGAATTCGTCAACGGCGTCGCCGCCCAGTCGGCGAGCGGGCTTTATGGCGCGGGCCGCTGGTGCGCGGCGATCGTGGGCCATGCCGATCTCACGCGCGGTGCGCGGGCCGGGGCGGTGCTCGACGCGCTGCAGGCCGCCGCGCCCGGGCGTTTCCGCGGCATCCGCCACCAGGGGGCGTGGGACGCGGATCCCGCTGTCCTCGGCCCGCCCTTCCACGCACCGGCCGGGCTTTACCGCGACGCCGCCTTCCGCGAGGGCTTCGCCGAACTCGGCAAGCGCGGCCTCACCTTCGACGCCTGGGTGCTCGAGCCGCAGCTGCCCGACGTGATCGACCTAGCCCGCGCCTTTCCCGACCAGCCCATCTGCCTCGATCATTGCGGCACCCCGCTCGGCACGGCGAGCTACCGCGGCCGGCTGGAGGAACGCTTCGACACCTGGCGCGGCAATATCAGGGAACTGGCGGCGTGCGAGAACGTGGTGGTGAAGCTCGGCGGGCTGGCGATGGCCTTCTGCGGCCTGCCCAAGGAAGGCCCCGCCGCCGGATATGGCTCGGAGCGCCTCGCCGACCTCTGGCGCCCCTATGTCGAAACCTGCATCGAGGCCTTCGGCCCCAAGCGCGCCATGTTCGAGAGCAATTACCCGGTCGATTGCTGGGGGGCGAGCTACCCCGTCCTGTGGAACGCCTTCAAAAGGATCGCCAGCGGCGCGAGCGCCGGGGAAAAGGCCGATCTCTTTGCGGGGAACGCGGCGCGCTTCTATGACATTGAAGAGGTGCTGCGCTAG
- a CDS encoding DUF2189 domain-containing protein translates to MDTISDSGGREAGAPPVITTDLALADLAAALAAGWRDFLAAPQFGLFFGGFYVLAGLAAFYVALVGGELSWLIPAAAGFPLVAPFVAVGLYEASRRRQRGEPLTWPAILGALKGHGDDQILSMGVIVFVAFSFWMIVAHAIFAIFMAESGMGSESLAALATPAGLAMLTVGSAVGGVMALAFYAMTVASLPMLVDRKVSFPTAIIASFAVVRGNLFVMMAWAAIIAALLALAMIPAFLGLMVALPVLGHATWHLYVRAVR, encoded by the coding sequence ATGGATACCATTTCCGATTCCGGGGGGCGCGAGGCGGGCGCGCCGCCGGTCATCACCACCGATCTCGCGCTGGCCGATCTTGCCGCGGCGCTCGCGGCGGGGTGGCGCGATTTCCTCGCTGCGCCGCAATTCGGGCTGTTCTTCGGCGGGTTCTACGTGCTGGCGGGCCTTGCGGCGTTCTATGTCGCCCTCGTCGGCGGGGAACTGTCCTGGCTGATCCCGGCGGCGGCGGGTTTCCCGCTCGTCGCGCCATTCGTCGCGGTCGGCCTCTACGAGGCGAGTCGGCGGCGCCAGCGCGGCGAACCGCTCACCTGGCCCGCGATCCTCGGCGCACTCAAGGGGCACGGCGACGACCAGATCCTGTCCATGGGCGTGATCGTGTTCGTCGCGTTCTCGTTCTGGATGATCGTGGCGCACGCGATCTTCGCGATCTTCATGGCCGAAAGCGGCATGGGCAGCGAAAGCCTCGCCGCGCTCGCGACCCCTGCGGGCCTCGCGATGCTGACGGTGGGGAGCGCGGTGGGCGGCGTGATGGCGCTCGCCTTCTACGCGATGACGGTGGCCAGCCTGCCGATGCTGGTCGACCGGAAGGTGAGCTTCCCGACCGCGATCATAGCGAGCTTCGCGGTGGTGCGCGGCAACCTGTTCGTGATGATGGCCTGGGCGGCGATCATCGCGGCACTGCTTGCGCTGGCGATGATCCCAGCCTTTCTCGGCCTGATGGTCGCGCTGCCGGTGCTGGGCCATGCGACCTGGCACCTTTACGTGCGCGCGGTGCGCTAG
- a CDS encoding AHH domain-containing protein, with protein sequence MGSTGGTTGAAGRRAVPFRSVNRRGAPGYDPGLQRHHLLPRQLLGERCFGPLFEGIGRAPVGFDDFRANGLLLPATEQATFRTGMPLHRGPHRRYNEVVIERVGRIEERWSWTRRRDPDAAAGEALMRLALLQAALRRKLLAERRRLLLNRRDPLGTGFDFAELDVMADALWASTGGA encoded by the coding sequence ATGGGGTCGACAGGGGGAACGACGGGCGCCGCCGGGCGCAGGGCGGTCCCGTTCCGCAGCGTCAACCGGCGCGGCGCGCCCGGCTATGATCCCGGCCTCCAGCGCCACCATCTTCTGCCGCGGCAACTGCTCGGCGAACGCTGTTTCGGCCCGCTGTTCGAAGGGATCGGGCGCGCGCCGGTCGGCTTCGACGACTTCCGGGCCAACGGGCTGCTGCTGCCCGCGACCGAGCAGGCGACGTTCCGGACCGGGATGCCGCTCCACCGCGGTCCGCACCGGCGCTACAACGAGGTCGTGATCGAACGGGTCGGCCGGATCGAGGAGCGCTGGTCATGGACCCGGCGGCGCGATCCCGATGCGGCGGCGGGGGAGGCGCTGATGCGGCTCGCCCTGCTCCAGGCCGCGCTGCGGCGCAAGCTCTTGGCGGAGCGGCGGCGATTGCTTCTCAATCGGCGGGACCCGCTCGGCACGGGGTTCGACTTTGCCGAACTGGACGTGATGGCCGACGCCCTCTGGGCCTCGACCGGCGGGGCGTGA
- the leuA gene encoding 2-isopropylmalate synthase codes for MLKDPSAKYRPFGQIDLPDRKWPSRLIERAPRWLSTDLRDGNQSIIDPMDAVKKRRFFDLLVEIGVKEIEVGFPSAGATEFDFISGLVRSGEIPDDVTVQVLTQSREDLIRTSFDSLEGARAAIIHLYNAVSPAWREIVFRMTRDEVREIAVGGAKVLRDEAAKRPGTDWHFQYSPETFSTAELDFSIEVCAAVMEVLAPTPERPIILNLPATVEAATPNVYADQIEYFCRHLPNRESAVISLHTHNDRGTGVAAAELGLMAGADRVEGCLFGNGERTGNCCLVTMALNLYTQGVDPRLDFSDIDRVIETVEYCNDLPVHQRHPYGGELVYTAFSGSHQDAIKKGFEARETQNDPHWRVPYLPIDPADLGRNYEAVIRVNSQSGKGGFAWVLEKDQGLKLPKRMQADFSKVVQRLADELGRELGAADIWDAFRRAYHVHTPDKHFQLVDYEESRAADGTRVFAGTIAVAGAEQSVSGRGNGLISSVMGTIRDAFGVELEVADYSEHALGTGTDARAAAYLECRTPDGRTIWGCGIDEDVATASVRAVLSAANSAVAGQG; via the coding sequence ATGCTCAAGGACCCTTCCGCCAAATATCGCCCGTTCGGGCAGATCGACCTGCCCGACCGCAAGTGGCCAAGCCGCCTGATCGAACGCGCGCCGCGCTGGCTTTCGACCGACCTTCGCGACGGGAACCAGTCGATCATCGATCCGATGGACGCGGTGAAGAAGCGGCGCTTCTTCGACCTCCTCGTCGAGATCGGGGTGAAGGAGATCGAAGTCGGCTTTCCCAGCGCCGGGGCGACCGAATTCGATTTCATCTCCGGCCTCGTGCGCTCGGGCGAGATCCCGGACGACGTGACCGTGCAGGTGCTCACCCAGTCCCGCGAAGACCTGATCCGTACCAGTTTCGACAGCCTCGAGGGCGCACGCGCGGCGATCATCCATCTCTACAACGCGGTCAGCCCCGCCTGGCGCGAGATCGTCTTCCGCATGACCCGCGATGAAGTGCGCGAAATCGCGGTCGGCGGGGCGAAGGTCCTGCGCGACGAGGCAGCGAAACGGCCGGGGACCGACTGGCATTTCCAGTATTCGCCGGAAACCTTCTCCACCGCCGAACTTGATTTCTCGATCGAGGTCTGCGCCGCGGTGATGGAGGTGCTCGCCCCCACCCCCGAACGCCCGATCATCCTCAACCTGCCCGCCACGGTCGAGGCGGCGACGCCCAATGTCTATGCCGACCAGATCGAATATTTCTGTCGTCACCTGCCGAACCGCGAATCCGCGGTGATCTCGCTTCACACGCATAACGACCGCGGCACCGGAGTCGCGGCGGCGGAGCTTGGGCTGATGGCGGGGGCCGACCGGGTCGAGGGCTGCCTGTTCGGCAATGGCGAACGGACCGGCAATTGCTGCCTCGTGACCATGGCGCTCAATCTCTACACGCAAGGCGTTGATCCGCGCCTCGATTTCTCCGACATCGACCGGGTGATCGAGACGGTCGAATACTGCAACGACCTGCCCGTCCACCAGCGCCACCCCTATGGCGGCGAACTCGTCTACACTGCGTTTTCTGGCAGCCACCAGGACGCGATCAAGAAGGGTTTCGAGGCGCGCGAGACGCAGAACGATCCGCACTGGCGCGTGCCCTACCTGCCGATCGACCCGGCCGATCTCGGGCGCAATTACGAAGCGGTGATCCGGGTCAATTCGCAGTCCGGCAAGGGCGGCTTCGCCTGGGTGCTGGAAAAGGACCAGGGGCTCAAACTGCCCAAGCGGATGCAGGCCGATTTCTCGAAGGTGGTCCAGCGCCTCGCCGACGAGCTGGGCCGCGAACTGGGCGCCGCCGACATCTGGGACGCCTTTCGCCGCGCCTATCACGTCCACACGCCCGACAAGCATTTCCAGCTCGTCGATTACGAGGAAAGCCGCGCCGCGGACGGCACGCGCGTGTTCGCCGGCACGATCGCGGTCGCGGGTGCCGAGCAGAGCGTGTCGGGGCGCGGCAACGGCCTCATCTCGAGCGTGATGGGCACGATCCGCGACGCCTTCGGGGTGGAACTGGAAGTCGCCGACTATTCCGAACACGCGCTCGGCACCGGGACCGACGCGCGCGCGGCGGCCTATCTCGAATGCCGCACCCCCGACGGGCGCACGATCTGGGGCTGCGGCATAGACGAGGACGTCGCAACGGCGAGCGTTCGCGCGGTGCTCTCGGCGGCGAATTCGGCGGTCGCGGGGCAAGGCTGA
- a CDS encoding DUF1328 domain-containing protein: MLNWAIIFLIIALVAAVLGFGGVAGAATNIAYILFVIFIVLAIIAFVRGRA, encoded by the coding sequence ATGCTGAATTGGGCCATCATCTTCTTGATCATCGCGCTGGTCGCGGCAGTCCTGGGCTTCGGTGGCGTGGCAGGGGCGGCGACGAACATCGCCTATATCCTGTTCGTCATCTTCATCGTGCTCGCCATCATCGCCTTCGTGCGCGGGCGAGCCTGA
- a CDS encoding alpha-hydroxy acid oxidase translates to MRLSDCHRIDDFRRLARRRLPFPVFDYIDGAADDELTKARNTAAYESCDLVPDVLAGVAEIDTSCTILGRRSALPLMLSPTAVQRAFHWEGERAVAKAAEKFGLWFGISSLATRSIEEIAALTTGPKLFQLYVHKDKGLNTHMIERCQAAGFDALALTVDTIVSGKRERCLHSGFTTPPRFTPASVWSYATRPKWTLDYVFREKFRLPNLDTHVTEGTGKAVSIADYFNTMLDPSIDWDTAAAIREQWGGSFVLKGVMSAADARRAVEIGADAIMLSNHGGRQLDGSRAPFDQLAEIVDCVGGEIEIICDGGVRRGTHALKALCAGATAASGGRLYLYALAAAGQDGVERALGILKDEIERGMRLMGVTGVEQLTRDRLRWR, encoded by the coding sequence ATGCGCCTTTCCGACTGCCACCGCATCGACGATTTCCGCCGCCTCGCAAGGCGCCGCCTGCCCTTCCCCGTGTTCGACTACATCGACGGGGCGGCGGATGACGAACTGACCAAGGCGCGCAACACCGCGGCCTACGAAAGCTGCGACCTCGTGCCCGACGTGCTGGCGGGCGTGGCCGAGATCGATACGTCCTGCACCATCCTCGGCCGCAGGTCGGCCCTGCCGCTGATGCTTTCGCCCACCGCGGTCCAGCGCGCGTTCCACTGGGAGGGCGAGCGCGCGGTGGCCAAGGCGGCGGAGAAATTCGGCCTGTGGTTCGGCATCTCCAGCCTCGCCACCCGCAGCATCGAGGAGATCGCCGCGCTCACCACCGGTCCCAAGCTGTTCCAGCTTTATGTCCACAAGGACAAGGGGCTGAACACCCACATGATCGAACGCTGCCAGGCGGCAGGCTTCGACGCGCTCGCGCTGACTGTCGACACGATCGTTTCGGGCAAGCGCGAGCGGTGCCTGCATTCGGGCTTCACCACCCCGCCCCGCTTCACCCCGGCCAGCGTGTGGTCTTACGCGACAAGGCCGAAGTGGACGCTCGACTATGTCTTCCGCGAGAAGTTCCGCCTGCCCAATCTCGACACCCACGTGACCGAAGGCACCGGCAAGGCGGTGAGCATCGCAGACTATTTCAACACAATGCTCGATCCCTCGATAGACTGGGACACGGCGGCGGCGATCCGCGAGCAATGGGGCGGGTCCTTCGTTCTCAAAGGCGTGATGAGCGCGGCCGACGCGCGCCGCGCGGTGGAGATCGGGGCGGATGCGATCATGCTGTCGAACCACGGCGGCAGGCAACTCGACGGCAGCCGCGCGCCCTTCGACCAATTGGCCGAAATCGTCGATTGCGTGGGGGGCGAGATCGAGATCATCTGCGACGGCGGCGTGCGCCGGGGAACCCATGCGCTGAAGGCCCTGTGCGCGGGGGCGACCGCGGCCTCTGGCGGGCGGCTCTATCTCTACGCGCTCGCGGCGGCCGGGCAGGACGGGGTCGAACGCGCGCTGGGCATCCTCAAGGACGAGATAGAACGCGGGATGCGCCTGATGGGGGTGACCGGCGTCGAACAGCTCACCCGGGACCGCCTGCGCTGGCGCTGA
- the recJ gene encoding single-stranded-DNA-specific exonuclease RecJ, producing MATRSLPPRPPAGIARSCVLGVTRSLSGRAWHWRGGNMELGGAPGLNEGILAQLLMTRGVPAEDVARHARPTLRAFLPDPSEFRDMDRAAERIAAAVLSGEKVTIYGDYDVDGATSAALMIELLRALGSNADYYIPDRLLEGYGPSGEALVKLAEAGSSLIVTVDCGAMAHEALAMAKAAGVDVIVVDHHKCSAELPAAAALVNPNRLDEGDLAAAHGHLAAVGVAFLLAVAVVRTLRAQGFFGGGRSEPDLMALLDLVALGTVADVAALHGLNRAFVAQGLKVLARRQRIGMAALIDASRITRAPAASDLGFALGPRINAGGRIGESTLGVRLLTTTDPEEARAIAEQLSRLNEERRAIEAAVQEAAEAQLSGQHNMAVHVLAGTGWHPGVIGIVAGRIKEKTGKPAIVIAQDEAEGAGKGSGRSISGVDLGAAIIAARDAGLLVAGGGHAMAAGLTIPNDRLSAFTEFLEARLARDVEKARAGQVMALDLSLAPGGLTPELCETLEAAGPYGVGWPAPRVAVGAVRIVKADIVGKDHLRLIASGNDGRSFKAIAFRAGETEMAQTLLHRHQGRRFHLAGRVKLDDWGARPAAELHLEDAAFAD from the coding sequence ATGGCTACCCGTTCGCTCCCGCCCCGGCCCCCCGCCGGCATCGCCCGGTCCTGCGTGCTCGGCGTGACCCGCTCCCTGTCCGGGCGGGCGTGGCACTGGCGCGGGGGGAACATGGAGCTTGGCGGCGCGCCGGGACTGAACGAAGGCATTCTCGCGCAATTGCTGATGACACGCGGCGTCCCGGCCGAGGACGTCGCCCGCCACGCGCGGCCGACCTTGCGCGCCTTCCTGCCCGATCCGTCCGAATTCCGCGACATGGACCGCGCCGCCGAACGGATCGCGGCCGCCGTCCTGTCGGGCGAAAAGGTCACGATCTACGGCGATTACGATGTCGACGGGGCGACCAGCGCGGCGTTGATGATCGAACTCCTGCGCGCGCTCGGGAGCAATGCCGACTACTACATCCCAGACCGCCTGCTCGAAGGATACGGGCCGAGCGGGGAGGCACTGGTGAAGCTCGCCGAGGCAGGATCGAGCCTGATCGTGACGGTCGATTGCGGGGCGATGGCGCACGAAGCGCTGGCCATGGCGAAGGCGGCGGGCGTCGACGTGATCGTGGTCGATCACCACAAGTGTTCGGCCGAGCTTCCCGCGGCCGCCGCGCTGGTCAATCCGAACCGCCTCGACGAAGGCGATCTGGCCGCGGCGCACGGGCACCTCGCCGCGGTCGGGGTAGCCTTCCTGCTCGCCGTGGCGGTGGTGCGGACCCTGCGCGCGCAGGGCTTTTTCGGCGGCGGGCGGAGCGAGCCCGACCTCATGGCCCTGCTCGATCTCGTCGCATTGGGCACGGTCGCGGATGTCGCCGCGCTGCACGGGCTCAACCGGGCGTTCGTCGCGCAGGGGCTGAAGGTGCTGGCCCGGCGGCAGCGTATCGGGATGGCGGCGCTGATCGATGCGAGCCGTATCACCCGCGCGCCGGCGGCGAGCGATCTCGGCTTCGCGCTGGGGCCGCGGATCAACGCGGGCGGGCGGATCGGCGAATCGACCCTCGGCGTGCGCCTCCTCACCACCACCGATCCCGAGGAAGCGCGCGCCATCGCCGAACAGCTTTCGCGCCTGAACGAGGAACGACGCGCGATCGAGGCGGCGGTGCAGGAAGCGGCCGAGGCCCAACTCTCCGGCCAGCACAACATGGCGGTCCACGTTCTCGCCGGGACTGGCTGGCACCCGGGCGTCATCGGCATCGTCGCGGGCCGGATCAAGGAGAAGACCGGCAAGCCCGCGATCGTCATTGCGCAGGACGAGGCGGAGGGGGCCGGCAAGGGTTCGGGCCGCTCGATCAGCGGGGTCGACCTCGGCGCCGCGATCATCGCCGCGCGCGATGCCGGGCTGCTCGTCGCGGGCGGCGGGCACGCGATGGCGGCGGGGCTGACGATCCCGAACGATCGCCTGTCCGCCTTCACCGAATTTCTCGAGGCGCGCCTTGCCCGCGATGTCGAGAAGGCGCGCGCAGGCCAGGTCATGGCGCTCGACCTCTCGCTCGCGCCGGGCGGGCTCACCCCGGAACTGTGCGAGACTTTGGAGGCGGCGGGGCCCTATGGCGTCGGCTGGCCCGCGCCGCGCGTCGCGGTGGGGGCGGTGCGGATCGTCAAGGCCGACATCGTCGGCAAGGACCACCTGCGCCTTATCGCGAGCGGCAATGACGGACGCTCCTTCAAGGCGATCGCGTTCCGCGCGGGCGAGACCGAGATGGCGCAGACCCTGCTGCACCGCCACCAGGGCCGCCGCTTCCACCTTGCCGGACGGGTCAAGCTCGACGACTGGGGCGCCCGGCCCGCCGCCGAACTCCACCTTGAAGACGCCGCCTTCGCCGACTGA
- a CDS encoding nitronate monooxygenase family protein yields the protein MPLPAPFDRLRLPLIGSPLFIVSGPELVIAQCKAGIIGSFPALNARPQSLLDEWLHQITEELARHNREHPDFPAAPFAVNQIIHKTNDRVEADMATCEKWQVPMIITSLGARTEVFDAVRNWGGITMHDVINNRFAMKAIEKGADGLIPVAAGAGGHAGALSPFALMQEIREWFGGLVALSGSIAHGASILAAQALRADFAYSGSAFIATEEANADEAYKQGIVEGDASGIVYTNLFTGVHGNYLRSSIERAGLDPDNLPESDPSKMNFGSGGNTKAKAWKDIWGSGQGVGAVKSVGTVEQLVARMEREYHAAKARLLANSDYTAWETLAEAAE from the coding sequence ATGCCGCTTCCCGCTCCGTTCGACCGCCTGCGCCTGCCGCTGATCGGTTCGCCGCTGTTCATCGTTTCCGGCCCGGAACTGGTGATCGCGCAATGCAAGGCGGGGATCATCGGCAGCTTCCCGGCATTGAACGCGCGCCCGCAGAGCCTGCTCGACGAATGGCTGCACCAGATCACCGAGGAACTGGCCAGGCACAACCGCGAGCATCCGGATTTCCCCGCCGCGCCGTTCGCGGTCAATCAGATCATCCACAAGACCAACGACCGTGTCGAAGCCGACATGGCGACCTGCGAGAAATGGCAGGTGCCGATGATCATCACCTCGCTGGGCGCGCGCACGGAGGTGTTCGACGCGGTCCGCAACTGGGGCGGGATCACGATGCACGACGTGATCAACAACCGCTTCGCGATGAAAGCGATCGAAAAGGGCGCCGATGGCCTCATCCCGGTCGCCGCCGGTGCGGGCGGGCACGCGGGCGCGCTGTCGCCTTTTGCCCTGATGCAGGAAATCCGCGAATGGTTCGGCGGGCTCGTCGCGCTGTCGGGCTCGATCGCGCACGGTGCCTCGATCCTCGCAGCCCAGGCGCTCAGGGCGGATTTCGCCTATTCCGGCAGCGCCTTCATCGCGACCGAGGAAGCCAATGCCGACGAGGCTTACAAGCAGGGCATCGTCGAAGGCGATGCGAGCGGGATCGTATACACCAACCTCTTCACCGGGGTGCACGGCAACTACCTGCGCTCCTCGATCGAGCGGGCCGGGCTCGACCCCGACAACCTGCCCGAAAGCGATCCCAGCAAGATGAATTTCGGCAGCGGCGGCAACACCAAGGCGAAGGCGTGGAAGGACATCTGGGGCTCGGGACAGGGCGTTGGCGCGGTCAAGTCGGTCGGCACGGTCGAACAACTCGTCGCCCGGATGGAGCGCGAATATCACGCCGCGAAGGCGCGGCTCCTCGCCAATTCGGACTACACCGCGTGGGAAACGCTCGCCGAGGCGGCGGAATAG
- a CDS encoding flavodoxin family protein — MSETEASRRLLIAWHSRTGASETMARAAAEGAGDAILLRCDKVEPDAILAAGGYLFCCPENLATMSGAMKEMFDRCYYPVLGRIEGRPFATIIAAGSDGDGAQRQIDRIAQGWRLKRVAERMIVNFSAQTPEAILAPKTVDSATLGSCRELGEGLATGLAEGIF, encoded by the coding sequence ATGAGCGAGACCGAAGCCTCCCGCCGCCTGCTCATCGCCTGGCACAGCCGCACCGGTGCGAGCGAGACGATGGCCCGTGCCGCCGCCGAAGGGGCGGGCGATGCGATCTTGCTGCGCTGCGACAAGGTCGAACCCGACGCCATCCTTGCGGCGGGCGGCTACCTGTTCTGCTGCCCGGAAAACCTCGCCACGATGAGCGGGGCGATGAAGGAGATGTTCGACCGCTGCTACTACCCCGTGCTCGGCCGGATCGAGGGGCGACCCTTCGCCACCATCATCGCCGCGGGCTCGGACGGGGATGGCGCCCAGCGCCAGATCGACCGGATCGCGCAAGGGTGGCGGCTGAAACGCGTGGCCGAGCGGATGATCGTCAATTTTTCCGCCCAGACCCCGGAGGCGATTCTCGCTCCGAAAACCGTCGATTCCGCAACGCTCGGGAGCTGTCGCGAACTCGGTGAGGGACTCGCGACGGGGCTGGCCGAGGGAATATTCTGA